A part of Odontesthes bonariensis isolate fOdoBon6 chromosome 23, fOdoBon6.hap1, whole genome shotgun sequence genomic DNA contains:
- the pdap1a gene encoding pdgfa associated protein 1a, which translates to MPRGGKKGHKGRGKQFSNPEEIDRQMRAQREKEENAGAEKESSEESEEESSSDEESDSKKRSGVEGLIEIENPNRVSQKSKKVTEIDVSAPKELSRREREEIEKQKSKERYMKLHLEGKTEQARADLARLAIIKKQREDAAKKRDELRKEKDAEESKAKR; encoded by the exons ATGCCGCGCGGTG GTAAAAAGGGTCACAAGGGCCGAGGGAAACAGTTCAGCAACCCAGAGGAGATTGATCGGCAGATGAGAGCCCAGAGAGAGAAG GAAGAAAATGCTGGTGCGGAGAAGGAAAGCTCTGAGGAGTCTGAGGAGGAGAGCAGCAGTGATGAGGAATCAGAT TCAAAGAAGAGGAGTGGAGTCGAGGGGCTTATAGAGATCGAGAATCCCAACCGCGTGTCTCAGAAGAGCAAGAAGGTGACTGAAATCGATGTCAGTGCTCCCAAAGAGCTATCGCGCAGAGAGAG agaggAAATAGAGAAGCAGAAATCAAAGGAACGTTACATGAAGCTTCATCTTGAGGGTAAAACTGAGCAGGCCAGAGCTGACCTGGCCAGACTGGCGATCATCAAGAAACAGAGGGAAGATGCTGCCAAGAAGCGAGATGAACTCAGGAAag aAAAAGATGCTGAAGAGTCCAAAGCAAAGCGCTAG
- the cby1 gene encoding protein chibby homolog 1 isoform X1 produces the protein MEDLKKSLKMPLFGNTFSPKKTPPRKSASLSSLHTLDRSTREIELGLEYGPPAMNIGGHSWKFEEGQWITESLGNTSGRELQRLKKRNVQLEEENNLLKLKIELLLDMLTETTVDYHLMEKEIEDIKTQHRRKK, from the exons ATGGAG GACCTGAAAAAATCACTAAAGATGCCGCTCTTTGGAAACACTTTCAGTCCGAAGAAGACTCCTCCTCGCAAATCTGCATCTCTTTCCAGCCTTCACACG TTGGATCGTTCAACAAGAGAAATAGAACTTGGCCTCGAGTATGGACCACCTGCGATGAACATTGGAGGCCATAGCTGGAAATTTGAAGAAGGACAGTGGATAACAG AATCTCTTGGAAATACGTCCGGCAGGGAATTGCAGCGGcttaaaaagagaaatgtgCAACTGGAAGAGGAAAATAACCTTTTAAAACTGAAGATTGAACTTCTCCTGGATATG CTGACTGAAACTACAGTAGATTACCACCTGATGGAGAAGGAAATTGAAGATATAAAGACTCAACATCGAAGAAAAAAATGA
- the cby1 gene encoding protein chibby homolog 1 isoform X2, with protein MPLFGNTFSPKKTPPRKSASLSSLHTLDRSTREIELGLEYGPPAMNIGGHSWKFEEGQWITESLGNTSGRELQRLKKRNVQLEEENNLLKLKIELLLDMLTETTVDYHLMEKEIEDIKTQHRRKK; from the exons ATGCCGCTCTTTGGAAACACTTTCAGTCCGAAGAAGACTCCTCCTCGCAAATCTGCATCTCTTTCCAGCCTTCACACG TTGGATCGTTCAACAAGAGAAATAGAACTTGGCCTCGAGTATGGACCACCTGCGATGAACATTGGAGGCCATAGCTGGAAATTTGAAGAAGGACAGTGGATAACAG AATCTCTTGGAAATACGTCCGGCAGGGAATTGCAGCGGcttaaaaagagaaatgtgCAACTGGAAGAGGAAAATAACCTTTTAAAACTGAAGATTGAACTTCTCCTGGATATG CTGACTGAAACTACAGTAGATTACCACCTGATGGAGAAGGAAATTGAAGATATAAAGACTCAACATCGAAGAAAAAAATGA
- the plbd1b gene encoding phospholipase B-like 1, which translates to MVELQEATVHWDAAQKSVILSEGVIETEGGAYGYFNDTLLLSGWGILEISAGYGGVAQEDETTFFLAGYLEGFLTAGQMFSHYSNMYPQLIKDEKVLTPLKNFLSKQDQWAREQVKLRRNNDPLWKHLGLILAQLDGLHAGAAQWAKNKHKEPLSVFAVQFLNGVGDLLDLIPALTPRPNSSAGTGAFRMPGMGHCTALIKVLPGFENLLFGHSSWYTFAATMRIYKFWDFRVSDTHTATGRMSFSSYPGFLMSLDDFYLLGSGLLMTQTSIGVFNASLFSQLSPHCLLAWQRVRLANSLAHNGEEWAKVFSKYSSGTYNSQYMVVDLSKVSLRHSIRNGALTVVEQIPGKVVHSDQTQALRSGYWPSYNIPFHVEIYNLSGYSVMWKRYGEDFSYDLCPRAKILRRDQAKVSDLSSLKHIMRYNNYKRDPYSKGHPCKTICCRNDLRPRRPRPGGCYDTKVTDYQMALQLAAEAINGPTTQGGLRPFSWRSFNLTAHQGLPHTYKFDFVIMRPTICQP; encoded by the exons ATGGTAGAGCTCCAAGAGGCCACTGTGCACTGGGATGCTGCCCAGAAAAGCGTGATCCTGAGTGAAGGGGTGATAGAGACAGAGGGGGGAGCCTATGGTTACTTCAATGACACTCTGCTCCTTTCTGGATGGGGCATCTTGGAGATCAGCGCAGGTTATGGGGGAGTTGCACAGGAAGATGAGACAACCTTCTTCCTGGCTGGCTACCTGGAGGGTTTCCTCACTGCTGG ACAGATGTTCAGTCATTACTCCAACATGTATCCTCAGCTGATAAAGGACGAGAAGGTTTTAACTCCCTTGAAAAACTTTTTGAG CAAACAGGACCAGTGGGCCCGAGAGCAAGTGAAACTGAGGAGAAACAACGACCCCCTGTGGAAACATCTGGGACTGATCTTGGCCCAGCTGGATGGACTCCATGCTGGAGCCGCGCAGTGggccaaaaacaaacataaagag CCTCTATCGGTGTTTGCAGTCCAGTTCCTGAATGGTGTGGGTGATCTCCTGGACCTCATCCCAGCTCTGACGCCTCGCCCCAACTCCTCCGCAGGGACCGGAGCTTTCAGGATGCCAGGAATGGGCCACTGCACTGCCCTAATAAAG GTGCTGCCAGGCTTTGAGAACCTGCTGTTTGGCCACTCCAGCTGGTATACTTTTGCTGCCACTATGAGAATCTATAAATTCTGGGACTTCAGGGTATCTGACACACACACTGCCACTGGAAGGATGTCGTTCAGCAGCTACCCTG GCTTCCTGATGTCCCTCGATGACTTCTACCTCCTCGGGAGCGGCCTGCTGATGACTCAGACCTCCATCGGTGTTTTCAATGCATCTCTGTTCTCCCAGCTTAGTCCACACTGCTTACTGGCCTGGCAAAGAGTCCGCCTGGCCAACAGTCTGGCTCACAATGGAGAGGAGTGGGCAAAAGTTTTCTCTAAATACAGCTCAG GTACATATAACAGCCAGTATATGGTGGTGGACCTGAGCAAGGTTTCTCTGCGTCACAGCATCAGGAATGGAGCTCTGACAGTTGTCGAGCAGATCCCAGGAAAGGTGGTGCATTCTGATCAGACGCAAGCTTTACGCAGTG GTTATTGGCCATCGTACAACATACCATTTCATGTTGAGATCTACAACCTCAGTGGGTACAGTGTGATGTGGAAGAGATACGGAGAAGACTTTTCCTATGATCTCTGTCCCCGAGCTAAAATCCTCCGCAGGGACCAGGCCAAGGTGTCCGACCTTAGCTCCCTCAAACACATAATGAGATACAATA ACTACAAGAGAGATCCCTACTCTAAAGGCCACCCATGTAAAACCATCTGTTGCCGTAACGACCTGAGACCAAGGAGACCACGCCCAGGAGGCTGCTATGACACAAAG GTGACGGACTACCAGATGGCTctccagctggctgcagaggCAATTAATGGCCCCACAACTCAGGGGGGCCTGCGTCCATTCTCGTGGCGATCCTTCAACCTCACGGCTCATCAGGGTCTCCCACACACCTACAAATTTGACTTTGTCATCATGAGACCCACAATATGTCAGCCCTGA
- the kctd17 gene encoding BTB/POZ domain-containing protein KCTD5 isoform X2, with product MATTVDDQREPADVAAPSTHHGCQHHNSNSNSNNNNNNNNKDSEAGESASSTTASATEPGGTASQSIGNGSVINPNGGNNGKWVRLNVGGTVFLTTRQTLLKEQTSFLYRLCQQQDLHSDTDETGAYVIDRDPTYFGPILNYLRHGKLVYNKELAEEGVLEEAEFYNITPLIKLIKERIIERDSKATQVPPKHVYRVLQCQEEELTQMVSTMSDGWKFEQVSVRTCRKPRTGLLWTMVNIGSSYSYGTEDQAEFLCVVSKELHTPGSGLGTEQSHKTKPAEMQDEGAAKKEEEEEEEEGGRETTPNEWLRE from the exons ATGGCTACGACCGTAGACGACCAGCGGGAACCGGCGGACGTTGCTGCGCCTTCGACGCACCACGGCTGCCAGCACcacaacagcaacagcaacagcaacaacaataacaacaacaacaacaaagacagcGAGGCGGGAGAGAGCGCGAGCTCTACTACCGCCTCAGCCACTGAACCCGGCGGCACGGCGTCGCAGAGTATCGGTAACGGCTCGGTCATCAATCCCAACGGAGGGAATAATGGGAAGTGGGTCCGGTTGAACGTTGGCGGAACGGTGTTCCTCACGACGCGGCAGACCCTCCTGAAGGAGCAAACTTCGTTCCTTTACCGGCTGTGCCAGCAGCAGGACCTGCACTCAGACACG GATGAGACTGGAGCCTACGTGATTGACAGAGACCCCACCTACTTCGGCCCCATCCTCAACTACCTGCGGCACGGCAAATTGGTCTACAACAAGGAGCTCGCTGAGGAAG GTGTCCTTGAAGAGGCAGAGTTTTACAACATAACACCACTGATCAAACTGATCAAGGAGAGGATCATTGAGAGGGACTCAAAAGCCACACAG GTGCCCCCCAAGCACGTCTACCGAGTGTTGCAgtgtcaggaggaggagttaaCCCAGATGGTTTCCACGATGTCAGACGGCTGGAAGTTTGAGCAGGTCAGCGTGCGCACCTGCAGAAAGCCCCGCACCGGACTGCTCTGGACT ATGGTGAACATCGGCTCGTCGTACAGCTACGGAACAGAGGACCAGGCTGAATTTCTGTGCGTCGTATCCAAAGAGCTTCACACACCTGGATCTGGCCTGGGTACAGAGCAGAGCCACAAAACCAAG CCGGCAGAGATGCAAGACGAGGGAGCAgcgaagaaggaggaggaggaggaggaggaggagggagggagagaaacAACACCAAATGAGTGGCTTAGAGAATGA
- the kctd17 gene encoding BTB/POZ domain-containing protein KCTD5 isoform X1 — protein sequence MATTVDDQREPADVAAPSTHHGCQHHNSNSNSNNNNNNNNKDSEAGESASSTTASATEPGGTASQSIGNGSVINPNGGNNGKWVRLNVGGTVFLTTRQTLLKEQTSFLYRLCQQQDLHSDTDETGAYVIDRDPTYFGPILNYLRHGKLVYNKELAEEGVLEEAEFYNITPLIKLIKERIIERDSKATQQVPPKHVYRVLQCQEEELTQMVSTMSDGWKFEQVSVRTCRKPRTGLLWTMVNIGSSYSYGTEDQAEFLCVVSKELHTPGSGLGTEQSHKTKPAEMQDEGAAKKEEEEEEEEGGRETTPNEWLRE from the exons ATGGCTACGACCGTAGACGACCAGCGGGAACCGGCGGACGTTGCTGCGCCTTCGACGCACCACGGCTGCCAGCACcacaacagcaacagcaacagcaacaacaataacaacaacaacaacaaagacagcGAGGCGGGAGAGAGCGCGAGCTCTACTACCGCCTCAGCCACTGAACCCGGCGGCACGGCGTCGCAGAGTATCGGTAACGGCTCGGTCATCAATCCCAACGGAGGGAATAATGGGAAGTGGGTCCGGTTGAACGTTGGCGGAACGGTGTTCCTCACGACGCGGCAGACCCTCCTGAAGGAGCAAACTTCGTTCCTTTACCGGCTGTGCCAGCAGCAGGACCTGCACTCAGACACG GATGAGACTGGAGCCTACGTGATTGACAGAGACCCCACCTACTTCGGCCCCATCCTCAACTACCTGCGGCACGGCAAATTGGTCTACAACAAGGAGCTCGCTGAGGAAG GTGTCCTTGAAGAGGCAGAGTTTTACAACATAACACCACTGATCAAACTGATCAAGGAGAGGATCATTGAGAGGGACTCAAAAGCCACACAG CAGGTGCCCCCCAAGCACGTCTACCGAGTGTTGCAgtgtcaggaggaggagttaaCCCAGATGGTTTCCACGATGTCAGACGGCTGGAAGTTTGAGCAGGTCAGCGTGCGCACCTGCAGAAAGCCCCGCACCGGACTGCTCTGGACT ATGGTGAACATCGGCTCGTCGTACAGCTACGGAACAGAGGACCAGGCTGAATTTCTGTGCGTCGTATCCAAAGAGCTTCACACACCTGGATCTGGCCTGGGTACAGAGCAGAGCCACAAAACCAAG CCGGCAGAGATGCAAGACGAGGGAGCAgcgaagaaggaggaggaggaggaggaggaggagggagggagagaaacAACACCAAATGAGTGGCTTAGAGAATGA
- the kctd17 gene encoding BTB/POZ domain-containing protein KCTD5 isoform X5, protein MATTVDDQREPADVAAPSTHHGCQHHNSNSNSNNNNNNNNKDSEAGESASSTTASATEPGGTASQSIGNGSVINPNGGNNGKWVRLNVGGTVFLTTRQTLLKEQTSFLYRLCQQQDLHSDTDETGAYVIDRDPTYFGPILNYLRHGKLVYNKELAEEGVLEEAEFYNITPLIKLIKERIIERDSKATQQVPPKHVYRVLQCQEEELTQMVSTMSDGWKFEQVSVRTCRKPRTGLLWTMVNIGSSYSYGTEDQAEFLCVVSKELHTPGSGLGTEQSHKTKLFQIHGSRM, encoded by the exons ATGGCTACGACCGTAGACGACCAGCGGGAACCGGCGGACGTTGCTGCGCCTTCGACGCACCACGGCTGCCAGCACcacaacagcaacagcaacagcaacaacaataacaacaacaacaacaaagacagcGAGGCGGGAGAGAGCGCGAGCTCTACTACCGCCTCAGCCACTGAACCCGGCGGCACGGCGTCGCAGAGTATCGGTAACGGCTCGGTCATCAATCCCAACGGAGGGAATAATGGGAAGTGGGTCCGGTTGAACGTTGGCGGAACGGTGTTCCTCACGACGCGGCAGACCCTCCTGAAGGAGCAAACTTCGTTCCTTTACCGGCTGTGCCAGCAGCAGGACCTGCACTCAGACACG GATGAGACTGGAGCCTACGTGATTGACAGAGACCCCACCTACTTCGGCCCCATCCTCAACTACCTGCGGCACGGCAAATTGGTCTACAACAAGGAGCTCGCTGAGGAAG GTGTCCTTGAAGAGGCAGAGTTTTACAACATAACACCACTGATCAAACTGATCAAGGAGAGGATCATTGAGAGGGACTCAAAAGCCACACAG CAGGTGCCCCCCAAGCACGTCTACCGAGTGTTGCAgtgtcaggaggaggagttaaCCCAGATGGTTTCCACGATGTCAGACGGCTGGAAGTTTGAGCAGGTCAGCGTGCGCACCTGCAGAAAGCCCCGCACCGGACTGCTCTGGACT ATGGTGAACATCGGCTCGTCGTACAGCTACGGAACAGAGGACCAGGCTGAATTTCTGTGCGTCGTATCCAAAGAGCTTCACACACCTGGATCTGGCCTGGGTACAGAGCAGAGCCACAAAACCAAG CTTTTCCAGATCCATGGGTCCCGAATGTAG
- the kctd17 gene encoding BTB/POZ domain-containing protein KCTD5 isoform X3: protein MATTVDDQREPADVAAPSTHHGCQHHNSNSNSNNNNNNNNKDSEAGESASSTTASATEPGGTASQSIGNGSVINPNGGNNGKWVRLNVGGTVFLTTRQTLLKEQTSFLYRLCQQQDLHSDTDETGAYVIDRDPTYFGPILNYLRHGKLVYNKELAEEGVLEEAEFYNITPLIKLIKERIIERDSKATQQVPPKHVYRVLQCQEEELTQMVSTMSDGWKFEQMVNIGSSYSYGTEDQAEFLCVVSKELHTPGSGLGTEQSHKTKPAEMQDEGAAKKEEEEEEEEGGRETTPNEWLRE, encoded by the exons ATGGCTACGACCGTAGACGACCAGCGGGAACCGGCGGACGTTGCTGCGCCTTCGACGCACCACGGCTGCCAGCACcacaacagcaacagcaacagcaacaacaataacaacaacaacaacaaagacagcGAGGCGGGAGAGAGCGCGAGCTCTACTACCGCCTCAGCCACTGAACCCGGCGGCACGGCGTCGCAGAGTATCGGTAACGGCTCGGTCATCAATCCCAACGGAGGGAATAATGGGAAGTGGGTCCGGTTGAACGTTGGCGGAACGGTGTTCCTCACGACGCGGCAGACCCTCCTGAAGGAGCAAACTTCGTTCCTTTACCGGCTGTGCCAGCAGCAGGACCTGCACTCAGACACG GATGAGACTGGAGCCTACGTGATTGACAGAGACCCCACCTACTTCGGCCCCATCCTCAACTACCTGCGGCACGGCAAATTGGTCTACAACAAGGAGCTCGCTGAGGAAG GTGTCCTTGAAGAGGCAGAGTTTTACAACATAACACCACTGATCAAACTGATCAAGGAGAGGATCATTGAGAGGGACTCAAAAGCCACACAG CAGGTGCCCCCCAAGCACGTCTACCGAGTGTTGCAgtgtcaggaggaggagttaaCCCAGATGGTTTCCACGATGTCAGACGGCTGGAAGTTTGAGCAG ATGGTGAACATCGGCTCGTCGTACAGCTACGGAACAGAGGACCAGGCTGAATTTCTGTGCGTCGTATCCAAAGAGCTTCACACACCTGGATCTGGCCTGGGTACAGAGCAGAGCCACAAAACCAAG CCGGCAGAGATGCAAGACGAGGGAGCAgcgaagaaggaggaggaggaggaggaggaggagggagggagagaaacAACACCAAATGAGTGGCTTAGAGAATGA
- the kctd17 gene encoding BTB/POZ domain-containing protein KCTD5 isoform X4, translated as MATTVDDQREPADVAAPSTHHGCQHHNSNSNSNNNNNNNNKDSEAGESASSTTASATEPGGTASQSIGNGSVINPNGGNNGKWVRLNVGGTVFLTTRQTLLKEQTSFLYRLCQQQDLHSDTDETGAYVIDRDPTYFGPILNYLRHGKLVYNKELAEEGVLEEAEFYNITPLIKLIKERIIERDSKATQVPPKHVYRVLQCQEEELTQMVSTMSDGWKFEQMVNIGSSYSYGTEDQAEFLCVVSKELHTPGSGLGTEQSHKTKPAEMQDEGAAKKEEEEEEEEGGRETTPNEWLRE; from the exons ATGGCTACGACCGTAGACGACCAGCGGGAACCGGCGGACGTTGCTGCGCCTTCGACGCACCACGGCTGCCAGCACcacaacagcaacagcaacagcaacaacaataacaacaacaacaacaaagacagcGAGGCGGGAGAGAGCGCGAGCTCTACTACCGCCTCAGCCACTGAACCCGGCGGCACGGCGTCGCAGAGTATCGGTAACGGCTCGGTCATCAATCCCAACGGAGGGAATAATGGGAAGTGGGTCCGGTTGAACGTTGGCGGAACGGTGTTCCTCACGACGCGGCAGACCCTCCTGAAGGAGCAAACTTCGTTCCTTTACCGGCTGTGCCAGCAGCAGGACCTGCACTCAGACACG GATGAGACTGGAGCCTACGTGATTGACAGAGACCCCACCTACTTCGGCCCCATCCTCAACTACCTGCGGCACGGCAAATTGGTCTACAACAAGGAGCTCGCTGAGGAAG GTGTCCTTGAAGAGGCAGAGTTTTACAACATAACACCACTGATCAAACTGATCAAGGAGAGGATCATTGAGAGGGACTCAAAAGCCACACAG GTGCCCCCCAAGCACGTCTACCGAGTGTTGCAgtgtcaggaggaggagttaaCCCAGATGGTTTCCACGATGTCAGACGGCTGGAAGTTTGAGCAG ATGGTGAACATCGGCTCGTCGTACAGCTACGGAACAGAGGACCAGGCTGAATTTCTGTGCGTCGTATCCAAAGAGCTTCACACACCTGGATCTGGCCTGGGTACAGAGCAGAGCCACAAAACCAAG CCGGCAGAGATGCAAGACGAGGGAGCAgcgaagaaggaggaggaggaggaggaggaggagggagggagagaaacAACACCAAATGAGTGGCTTAGAGAATGA